In Xiphias gladius isolate SHS-SW01 ecotype Sanya breed wild chromosome 16, ASM1685928v1, whole genome shotgun sequence, a genomic segment contains:
- the LOC120801212 gene encoding LIM and senescent cell antigen-like-containing domain protein 1 isoform X5: MLGITEMTNGNMANALANAMCERCKSGFAPAEKIVNSNGELYHEQCFVCAQCFQQFPEGLFYEFEGRKYCEHDFQMLFAPCCHQCGEFIIGRVIKAMNNSWHPDCFCCDICQAVLADVGFVKNAGRHLCRPCHNREKARGLGKYICQKCHAIIDEQPLLFKNDPYHPDHFNCNNCGKELTADARELKGELYCLPCHDKMGVPICGACRRPIEGRVVNAMGKQWHVEHFVCAKCEKPFLGHRHYERKGLAYCETHYNQLFGDVCYHCNRVIEGDVVSALNKAWCVNCFACSTCNTKLTLKDKFVEVDLKPVCKHCYERLPDDMKRRLAKRERDSKEKKKKLLIPMCL; encoded by the exons cAACATGGCCAATGCTCTGGCCAATGCCATGTGTGAGCGCTGCAAGAGTGGCTTTGCCCCGGCAGAGAAGATAGTGAACAGTAACGGGGAACTTTACCATGAGCAGTGCTTTGTGTGCGCCCAGTGTTTCCAGCAGTTTCCAGAGGGACTCTTCTATGAG TTTGAAGGCAGGAAATACTGTGAACATGACTTCCAGATGCTGTTCGCTCCCTGCTGCCACCAGTGTG gtgAATTCATCATTGGCCGCGTGATCAAGGCCATGAACAACAGCTGGCATCCGGACTGTTTCTGCTGTGACATCTGCCAGGCTGTGCTAGCCGATGTTGGTTTTGTAAAGAATGCTGGAAG GCACCTGTGTCGCCCATGTCACAACAGAGAGAAAGCTCGGGGCCTCGGCAAGTACATCTGTCAGAAGTGTCACGCCATTATTGACGAGCAGCCTCTGCTGTTTAAGAATGACCCCTACCATCCCGATCACTTCAACTGCAACAACTGCGG TAAGGAGCTGACTGCTGATGCCAGGGAGCTGAAGGGGGAGCTCTACTGTCTGCCCTGCCATGACAAAATGGGTGTCCCCATCTGCGGGGCCTGTAGGAGACCCATTGAGGGCCGTGTGGTCAATGCCATGGGCAAGCAGTGGCATGTGGAG cattttgtgtgtgctaAGTGTGAGAAACCCTTCCTGGGACACCGTCACTACGAACGCAAGGGCCTGGCCTACTGCGAAACACACTACAACCAG CTGTTTGGAGATGTCTGCTACCACTGCAACCGTGTTATTGAAGGAGATG tggtgtCTGCTCTTAACAAGGCTTGGTGTGTCAACTGTTTTGCCTGCTCTACCTGCAACACCAAGCTCACCCTCAA GGATAAGTTTGTGGAGGTAGATCTGAAGCCGGTGTGTAAGCATTGCTACGAACGCCTGCCAGATGACATGAAACGCCGGCTGGCCAAGCGCGAGCGTGActcaaaagagaagaagaagaagttatTGATACCCATGTGTCTGTga
- the LOC120801212 gene encoding LIM and senescent cell antigen-like-containing domain protein 1 isoform X6, whose protein sequence is MANALANAMCERCKSGFAPAEKIVNSNGELYHEQCFVCAQCFQQFPEGLFYEFEGRKYCEHDFQMLFAPCCHQCGEFIIGRVIKAMNNSWHPDCFCCDICQAVLADVGFVKNAGRHLCRPCHNREKARGLGKYICQKCHAIIDEQPLLFKNDPYHPDHFNCNNCGKELTADARELKGELYCLPCHDKMGVPICGACRRPIEGRVVNAMGKQWHVEHFVCAKCEKPFLGHRHYERKGLAYCETHYNQLFGDVCYHCNRVIEGDVVSALNKAWCVNCFACSTCNTKLTLKDKFVEVDLKPVCKHCYERLPDDMKRRLAKRERDSKEKKKKLLIPMCL, encoded by the exons ATGGCCAATGCTCTGGCCAATGCCATGTGTGAGCGCTGCAAGAGTGGCTTTGCCCCGGCAGAGAAGATAGTGAACAGTAACGGGGAACTTTACCATGAGCAGTGCTTTGTGTGCGCCCAGTGTTTCCAGCAGTTTCCAGAGGGACTCTTCTATGAG TTTGAAGGCAGGAAATACTGTGAACATGACTTCCAGATGCTGTTCGCTCCCTGCTGCCACCAGTGTG gtgAATTCATCATTGGCCGCGTGATCAAGGCCATGAACAACAGCTGGCATCCGGACTGTTTCTGCTGTGACATCTGCCAGGCTGTGCTAGCCGATGTTGGTTTTGTAAAGAATGCTGGAAG GCACCTGTGTCGCCCATGTCACAACAGAGAGAAAGCTCGGGGCCTCGGCAAGTACATCTGTCAGAAGTGTCACGCCATTATTGACGAGCAGCCTCTGCTGTTTAAGAATGACCCCTACCATCCCGATCACTTCAACTGCAACAACTGCGG TAAGGAGCTGACTGCTGATGCCAGGGAGCTGAAGGGGGAGCTCTACTGTCTGCCCTGCCATGACAAAATGGGTGTCCCCATCTGCGGGGCCTGTAGGAGACCCATTGAGGGCCGTGTGGTCAATGCCATGGGCAAGCAGTGGCATGTGGAG cattttgtgtgtgctaAGTGTGAGAAACCCTTCCTGGGACACCGTCACTACGAACGCAAGGGCCTGGCCTACTGCGAAACACACTACAACCAG CTGTTTGGAGATGTCTGCTACCACTGCAACCGTGTTATTGAAGGAGATG tggtgtCTGCTCTTAACAAGGCTTGGTGTGTCAACTGTTTTGCCTGCTCTACCTGCAACACCAAGCTCACCCTCAA GGATAAGTTTGTGGAGGTAGATCTGAAGCCGGTGTGTAAGCATTGCTACGAACGCCTGCCAGATGACATGAAACGCCGGCTGGCCAAGCGCGAGCGTGActcaaaagagaagaagaagaagttatTGATACCCATGTGTCTGTga
- the LOC120801212 gene encoding LIM and senescent cell antigen-like-containing domain protein 1 isoform X4 yields MNSLRLKELSNSDLYRRRQERPDSYGSLARDSFSNMANALANAMCERCKSGFAPAEKIVNSNGELYHEQCFVCAQCFQQFPEGLFYEFEGRKYCEHDFQMLFAPCCHQCGEFIIGRVIKAMNNSWHPDCFCCDICQAVLADVGFVKNAGRHLCRPCHNREKARGLGKYICQKCHAIIDEQPLLFKNDPYHPDHFNCNNCGKELTADARELKGELYCLPCHDKMGVPICGACRRPIEGRVVNAMGKQWHVEHFVCAKCEKPFLGHRHYERKGLAYCETHYNQLFGDVCYHCNRVIEGDVVSALNKAWCVNCFACSTCNTKLTLKDKFVEVDLKPVCKHCYERLPDDMKRRLAKRERDSKEKKKKLLIPMCL; encoded by the exons cAACATGGCCAATGCTCTGGCCAATGCCATGTGTGAGCGCTGCAAGAGTGGCTTTGCCCCGGCAGAGAAGATAGTGAACAGTAACGGGGAACTTTACCATGAGCAGTGCTTTGTGTGCGCCCAGTGTTTCCAGCAGTTTCCAGAGGGACTCTTCTATGAG TTTGAAGGCAGGAAATACTGTGAACATGACTTCCAGATGCTGTTCGCTCCCTGCTGCCACCAGTGTG gtgAATTCATCATTGGCCGCGTGATCAAGGCCATGAACAACAGCTGGCATCCGGACTGTTTCTGCTGTGACATCTGCCAGGCTGTGCTAGCCGATGTTGGTTTTGTAAAGAATGCTGGAAG GCACCTGTGTCGCCCATGTCACAACAGAGAGAAAGCTCGGGGCCTCGGCAAGTACATCTGTCAGAAGTGTCACGCCATTATTGACGAGCAGCCTCTGCTGTTTAAGAATGACCCCTACCATCCCGATCACTTCAACTGCAACAACTGCGG TAAGGAGCTGACTGCTGATGCCAGGGAGCTGAAGGGGGAGCTCTACTGTCTGCCCTGCCATGACAAAATGGGTGTCCCCATCTGCGGGGCCTGTAGGAGACCCATTGAGGGCCGTGTGGTCAATGCCATGGGCAAGCAGTGGCATGTGGAG cattttgtgtgtgctaAGTGTGAGAAACCCTTCCTGGGACACCGTCACTACGAACGCAAGGGCCTGGCCTACTGCGAAACACACTACAACCAG CTGTTTGGAGATGTCTGCTACCACTGCAACCGTGTTATTGAAGGAGATG tggtgtCTGCTCTTAACAAGGCTTGGTGTGTCAACTGTTTTGCCTGCTCTACCTGCAACACCAAGCTCACCCTCAA GGATAAGTTTGTGGAGGTAGATCTGAAGCCGGTGTGTAAGCATTGCTACGAACGCCTGCCAGATGACATGAAACGCCGGCTGGCCAAGCGCGAGCGTGActcaaaagagaagaagaagaagttatTGATACCCATGTGTCTGTga